The Solidesulfovibrio sp. genomic interval CCTGCTCTCCATCTACCGCGAGATCCTGTCCTCCTCGCGCCGGCTCCAGCGCCCCGAACGCGTGGCCTACCTCGGCCCCGAGGGCACGTTTTCCCACTTCGCGGCCATGGCCGCCCTGGGCCATTCCCCGGACTTCCTGCCCCAGGCCACCATCGGCGACGTGTTCGGGGCCGTGGCCGGCAAGCGGGCCGACCTCGGCATCGTGCCGCTGGAAAACTCGCTGCAAGGCACCATCGGCCAAAGCCTCGACAACTTCCAGATCCACGACGTCTTCATCCAGGCCGAGCTCTCCTGCCGGGTCAGTCATTCCCTGCTGTCCACGGAAACGAGCCTCGACGCCGTGGACACCGTCTATTCCCATCCCCAGCCCCTGGCCCAGTGCGCCGGCTGGCTCAAGGCCCACCTGCCCAAGGCCAGGGTCATCCCCACCGACTCCACCGCCGCCGCCGCGGCCCTGGTCGCAGGCCAGCCGCGCGTCGCGGCCATCGGCCACGCGCGCCTGGCCGCCATGCACGCCCTGCGCGTCCTGGCCGCGCCCATCGAGGACCTGCCCGACAACTGGACCCGGTTTTTCATCATCGGGCCCGAGGACACCAAGCAGCAGACCCGCGAGAAGACCTCGATTCTGTTTACCGTGCCCAACCGCCCGGGCGCCCTCTACCAGGTCCTGTCCCACCTGGCCGGCGAGGGCATCAACCTGACCAAGCTCGAATCGCGCCCCATTCGCGGCGAGAAATGGCAGTACTTCTTTTTCGCCGACCTGCAATGCGACCTCACGCGCGAGGAGTACCGCAAGCTCCTGGCGACCTTGAAGGAACAAACCCACAGCCTGCGCATCCTGGGCTGCTACCCGGCCGGCCGCCAGATCGACCTGGCCGACGGCGACGTGGATACACCGCAACAATAAGCCCTGGCGGGGCGGGGGAAGTGCCTGCGCCCCGCCACCCGAACCAAAGGACCCGACATGCCGACCGTCGCCGCGCCGCCGTCCAAATCCTTCTCCCACCGGGCCGTCATCGCCGCCGGCCTGGCCAGGGGCACCAGCCGCCTCACCGGGCTGCTCGACAGCCACGACATTTCCCGCACCCGCGACTGCCTGCACGCCATGGGCGCGGACTTCCATCCCCAGTCCGACGGCTCGTGCATCGTCTCGGGCGTGGCCGGCCGGCCCCATGGCGGCGACCTCGAAGCCGGCGAGCCGGTGCTGCTCGACGTCGGCGAGTCCGGCACCACCTGCCGGCTGCTGGTGGCCGTGGCCGCCGCCGGCCGGGGCGTGTTCGAGATTCGCGGCGAAGGCCGCATGCACGACCGGCCCATCGGCGAACTGGTCAGGGCGCTGTTTCCCCTGGGCATCGAAGCCCTGTACCTGGCCAAATCCGGCTGCCCGCCCCTGACCGTCATCACCCGGGGCCTTTCCGGCGGCGAAACCGCCATCAGCCTGGAGGAAAGCTCCCAGTACCTGTCCGGCCTGCTTTTGGCCGCGCCGCTGGCCGCCGCGCCGCTGACCGTCAACGTCTCGGGCAAAAAGACCGTGTCCTGGCC includes:
- the pheA gene encoding prephenate dehydratase; the protein is MPPETKEDKAAIAPGSLEEALLELRRGIDALDDQLLGLLNRRAALSIEVGRKKDGRDSAVFKPFREREVLARLSDANPGPLPTAHLLSIYREILSSSRRLQRPERVAYLGPEGTFSHFAAMAALGHSPDFLPQATIGDVFGAVAGKRADLGIVPLENSLQGTIGQSLDNFQIHDVFIQAELSCRVSHSLLSTETSLDAVDTVYSHPQPLAQCAGWLKAHLPKARVIPTDSTAAAAALVAGQPRVAAIGHARLAAMHALRVLAAPIEDLPDNWTRFFIIGPEDTKQQTREKTSILFTVPNRPGALYQVLSHLAGEGINLTKLESRPIRGEKWQYFFFADLQCDLTREEYRKLLATLKEQTHSLRILGCYPAGRQIDLADGDVDTPQQ